Genomic window (Synergistales bacterium):
AGCTCGTCCACCATGGCCGGGACCTCCGCCGCGCCGATCCGGATCGCCCGCACCGGCGAGGAGGTCACCGTCAGGTCGCCCACCGCTTCGCCGCCCGAGGTGCTCTCCCGGCCCCAGGCCATCTGGAGCCCCATCCGCCCCAGCGCATCGAGGGATCCCGTCCTGGTGGGGTTGCGCCCCACGCCTCTGAGCGTCAGGGAAGAATCGGGGAGGATGGCCGCCGCCGCAACCCAGAAGGCCGCCGAGGAGATATCGCCGGGCACCCGCATCTCACCGCCGGGGATGTCGGGGAAGGGGTAGACCGTCACGCTGTTCCCCTTGCGGGTGATGGGCACGCCCAGGTAGTCCAGCATGATCTCCGTGTGGTCCCGGGAGGGCAGCGGTTCGGTGACCGTCACGCTCCCCCGGGCGGAGAGCCCGGCCAGCAGCAGCGCCGTTTTGACCTGGGCGCTGGCCTGGGGAGGCGTGTAGCTGCCCCCCGTCAGGAGGGTGCCCCGGATGGAGAGCGGCAGCCTGGTGCCGCCGTCCCGCCCGTCGATCCGGGCGCCCAGCGTCCGCAGGGGGTCCACCACGCGGCTCATGGGCCGGCGGCGGAGGCTCTCGTCGCCGGTGACCACCGAGAAGGCCCCGGGGATACCGGCCAGCAGGCCGCAGAGCAGCCGGGCGGTGGTCCCGGAATTGCCCGCATCCAGGGCGGTCTCGGTCTCCCGGACCGGTCCCCCGCCGCCGACCCGCACCCTGTGGCCGTCGCGTTCCACCCTGCAGCCCAGCTGCCGCAGGCACTCCAGCGAACTGGCGCAGTCCGCGCCGGGGGCGTAGTTGGTCACCTCGATCCCGCTGCTGGAACGGGCCCCGAGAAAGGCCGCCCGATGGGAAATGGATTTGTCGCCGGGGGGTGTGATCTCCCCCTGCAGGGACCGCGCCGGAAGGACGCGCCGTGCCGCCTTGGTCGTGATCATTCCTGTTCCCTCCTCTGGTCCGCCTGGAGGCTGTTCGGCACCCCGCCGGACCCTCCGTCCTCGCTGTCCGGTTCCACACCGGCCAGGATCGCTGCTCTGATTGCGCCCGCTCGGTCGCAGAGCGCTTCTATCTCCTGCGGCGAGGCCCGCCGCATCCTTTCCAGCAGCCCGGTCAGCTCCCGGAGCACCGCCCCTATGGCCTCGCCGTTCCGCTCCCAGACATCGGCGGCCAGCCAGGATGGCCCGGAGGCCACACGGGTGGTGTCCCGGAATCCGCCCCCCGCCAGCGCGGGGAGTTCGGGGAGCGCTTCCAGCTCCCCACCTGCCGTCAGCGCCAGCGCCGAGGCCACCAGCATGGGCAGATGGCTCACGCAGGCCGTGATCCGGTCGTGCCGCTCCGGGGAGACCTGCAGCCACCGGGCGTCCAGCGCGGCGGCGAGCTCTTTCCCCAGCTGCAGCGTCTCCGGCGACGTGGCGCCGGAGGGCACCAGCGCCACGGTGGCCCCGCGGAAGAGCGCGGCATCGGCGTTGTCGATCCCGCCCCGCTCCCTGCCCGCCATGGGGTGGAACCCCAGATGTCTGTCACCCCACAGCGACCCGAGCTCGTCACTGACCCCGGCGCGGACGCTTCCTACATCGAAGAGCGCCCGCGGCCGGTTCCCGGCCGACGCCGCCTGCCTGCCCAGCGGCACCAGCCGGCGGATCGGCGCGGCCAGTACCAGCAGATCCGTCCCGGCCGCCAGCGCCTCCAGCGTGGGGGCGCTGCGGGTGATGATCCTGCGCTCCAGGGCACGGTCCGTCACCGTCCTGTCGATGTCCCAGCCGGAGACCTCACGGCCCCCCCGCGCCAGCGCCGCCGCCATGGAGCCGCCGATGAGCCCCAGGCCGGCGATGCCTACATGACAGCCTTCAAGCCGCATGGCTGCTCCACAGGCGCCAGAGCGGCGGTGATCCGCCCGGCGGCCTCCATCAGGTGGTCGAACTCCTCCAGGGTGAGCGTCTGGTGGCCGTCGCTGAGGGCCAGGTCGGGACGGGTGTGGACCTCCACCAGCAGGCCGTCGGCACCGGCAGCCAGGGCGGCCAGACTCATGGGGGTCACCAGATCGCGCTTGCCCGTGGCGTGGCTGGGATCCACCAGGACCGGCAGATGGGTGAGGGACTTGACCAGCGGAACGACACTCAGGTCCAGGGTGTTCCGGGTGCTCTTGTCGAAGCTGCGGATCCCCCGCTCGCAGAGCATGACCCGCTCGTTCCCGCCGGCCAGGATGTACTCCGCCGCCTGCAGCCACTCGTCCACCGTGGCCATCATGCCGCGCTTGAGGAGCACCGGTGTGTCCATCTTGCCCAGCGCCTTGAGGAGCGGGAAGTTCTGCATGTTCCGGGCGCCCACCTGGAAGACGTCCACCTGGGGGGCCATCAACTCCACGTCCTCCGGGGCCATGACCTCGGTGACCACCGGCAGCCCCGTGGCCTCCCTGGCCTCCCCGAGGAGGGCGATCCCCTCGCTGCCCAGCCCCTGGAAGGAGTAGGGGTTGGAGCGGGGTTTGAAGGCGCCGCCGCGGAGCGCCGCCGCGCCGCTGGCCTTGATGCCCCGGGCCGTCTCCAGCAGCAGCTCCCGGGTGTCCACCGAGCAGGGCCCGGCGATGACCGCCGCCTCGCCGCCGCCCACGGTGACGCCGGGGGCCATCTCCACCGGTTTCGCGTCGGGGAAGGTCTCCCGGCTGGCCAGCGGGTAGGAACAGGCGGTCTCCGTCACCCGGCGCACCCCCGGCAACGCGGGGATACCCTCCCATCCGCTGCCCTTCCTGCCGTCGCTGACGATACAGGCGCCGCCGCTTCTGGGCACCACACGCACCTGCCGGCCCCGTCGTTCCTCTCGTTCGCACACTCTGGCGATATCAAGACTGCTGCTGCTGTTCTCCATCTGAATGATCATCATCACAAACACTCCTCTCTGCTCCTCCGTCCCCCATGAGGGAATACGAAAAAGGCCGGAACCTGGATTGTTGGAAATCCGGTTCCGGCCTTTGTGCTTACGCTACGCCTGGGCTGTTCTTGCGGGAATGCTAGGGTGCTGGAGGCCCCTCACGCGCCGATAACGGATTTCCACGTACTGGCAGGCCACTGGCGTAAAACCGCCACTGGCCGTCGGTAAAGTAATAATAATAGCTATCAAGGCGCGCTGCGAGCTGCTGCCGTATCGTGGCCCGGTCCGTCATCGATCTCACTCCCTTCACTGCGGTAAATAAAATGGGCGTTTCTTATTGAGCCATTGTAGGGGGCTTTGGGGATTTGTCAAGCCCCCTGGCAACCTGTCTCCTCGATCCGGGGCAGAGATCGTGCCGCCCATGGAGACAGGGGAACCGTCCCTCCGCATCCGCGGAGGTTGTGCATAACGGGGCAGATCACGGCAGCCGTTCCTGTCCCCTGTGGCTCATCCGGCGTCGGCGGTCCGGCCCCTCCGGACACCCTACACCGGGCGTTGCCGGGACTGGGATGCACAGTGCCTGTCGAGCATCTCCCGCAACGCATCACGGCTGACCGGCTTGGCCAGGTAGCCGTCCATCCCTTCGTCCAGGAAACGGGCGTCGTCGCCCTCCATGGTGTAGGCGGTGAGGGCGATCACGGGGACATCGGCGGTGTGGGCGTACCGCTCGTGGTCCCGCAGCTCCCGCAAGGCCTGGAGGCCGTCCATGACGGGCATCTTGATGTCCATGAAGACGCAGTCGAAACGCTGCTGTTCCACCATCTCCAGGGCCTTCCGGCCGTTTTCCGCCGTCGTCACGGTGCAGCCCTCCTTTTCCAGCATGCGCCGCACCGCAATCCTGTTGACGGCGTCGTCCTCGGCCAGCAGCACCGCCGGGGCCCTCTCCTCTCCGGGCGGCGCGGGCGCGGGCCCGGGCTCCGGCCCGGCGCCCTCCCGGGCCTCCCCGGCCAGGGGAAGGGAGAGGGCCACCGTCACGGTGGTGCCCTTCCCCTCCTGGCTCTGCAGGTCAAAGGAACCGCCCATATGATCCAGCAGCTCCTGCACCATGGCCAGGCCGAGGCCGGCGCCCTCGCGGCCGCTGGAAGGCTGGTCGTCGCCTACCACAAAGGGCTCGCGGATGCTCTCCAGTTTGGAAGCGGGGATGCCGATCCCCGTGTCGGTGATGGTGAACCGCAGCGTGCAGGTTGCGGCGTCGGCCTCCCAGGCTTCCGCGTGGAGCCGCACCGAGCCTTCATCGGTGAACTTCATGGCGTTGCCGATCAGATTGGACAGCACCTGGGAGAGCCTGGTGCCGTCGGTCGTCACGGCGGAGGGGACGCTCTCGTCCATCCGGCAGTCGAGCGCGATGCCCTTCCGCTGGGCCGTGGGCTGGAAGAGATCGCAGACCGAGCGGACCACCTCGCCGGGGTTGACGCGCTCCTCCAGGAAGGGGACGCTGTCGGCCTCGATCCGTGCCAGGTCGAGGATATCGCCCAGCAGCTTGATCATCCGGCCGCTGGACTGCAGCGCCAGGTCGATGTACTCCCGCTGGGACTCGTCGAGCTCCGTGTCCCGCACCAGCTGGAGCATCCCCATCACCCCGCTCATGGGGGTGCGCACCTCGTGGCTCATGTTGGCGAGGAACCGGGTCTTCGACTGGCTGGCCGCTTCGGCTTTCTTCCAGGCCTCCCGCAGGTCCGTCACATCCGTGCCGTACTCCACGATGCCGAAGACCTCACCGCTCTCCTCGTCGGCAATGGGCGCGATGAACAGCTTCAGCGCCCTGCCGGTGAGCACCTCCCGGGGATCGCCGGGGGCGGTGATCTCCTCTACGGTCTCGCCGGTCTCCATCACCTGCTGTATCCGGCACCAGGGGCAGGGGGAGTCCCGGTCCATGAAGACCTCGTAGCACCAGCGGCCCTCCAGCTCTTCCCGCTTCAGGCGCCGCCCTCCGGCGAGCCGGAAGTTGCTCAGGTTGGTGTGCAGGATCCGGTAGTCCCTGTCGATCACCGCCACGGCGCCGGGCAGGGAGTGGATAATGGACTGGAGGATCACGTTGTTCCGCCGCAGCTTCCGCTGGGCCATCACCTCGCCGGTGAGGTCCAGGGTCATGGCGATGATGCCGTCGAACTCGTCGTGCTCGTCGTAGATGGGCACCGCGTCGATGGAGAGATAGACCGTCCTGCCGTCGGGCCACCGGATGGCGTGCCGTATCCCCTCCACCGACTCCCCCGTCGCCTTGACACGCTGGAAGGGGAGCAGCCCGGCGGGGAAGGACCCGCCGTCGAAGTCGGTGATGTGCCACTGGGGATCGTCGTAGGTCCGCCCCTTGATCACCGACCGGTTCAGGCCGAGGACCCTCTCGGCGGCGGGATTGGCGTAGGTGATCCCGCCGTTGCGGTCCACAAAGACAATGGGCGCCGGGTTCCGGTAGAGGATCCGCTTGTACTGCCGCTGCACCAGCTCCCGGCTGCGCCAGGTGAGCCGTTCGGGGGTGACGTCCAGCAGCATGCCCGCCACCACCTGACGCCCATCGTCTCCGGTGGTCACCGTGGCGGTCATCCGCAGCCAGACCGGGCTCATGTCGCGGGAGAGCATCTGGAACTCGAAGGGCGGGTGGCCTCCCTGCAGCACCTGCCTCAGGACCAGAGAGACAAAATCGGCATCCACCGGTGCGATGCCGTCGGTCAGGAGGGTGCCCTCGTAGTGTCCCGGAGGGAACCCCGTCAGCTGCTCGATAGCGTCGCCGATGGTGCGCACCCTGCCCTCAGGGTCCAGTTCTACGGGTACAGCCCGAAGCTCTCCGAGAAGCTCTGTCGCAAGCCGCTGGTCCATGTCGTCACCACGCAATCCCTGTCGTCGTCGGCCCGCCGCAGGCAAGCGAAGCCTTGCACTGCTTTGCAATAGCATCACTCATGATATGGTACAGCACAGAGCTCGACGACGCAACAGGCACTTCCGTGGTGCACAGGGACAACGCGCTTCCGGTCTCCGGCGGAAGCCATGGAAACCGGCCCATGCCTACCCGTCGTTTTGGTAGAGGAAGCAGGCCACATGGTGGCCGCCCCCCACATCCCGGAAGACCGGATCCTCCCGGGCGCAGCGCTCCATGGCGCAGGGGCAGCGGGTGTGGAAGCGGCAGCCCGGCGGCGGGTCCACCGGCGAGGGGACGTCGCCCTCCAGGTGGATGCGCTCTCTGCCGCTCTCGGGATCCGGGTCGGGGATGGCCGAGAGCAGCGCCCTGGTGTAGGGATGCAGGGGGTTCCGGAAGAATTCTGCCTTCTCCGCCAGCTCCACCATCTTCCCCAGGTACATCACGGCGATGCGGTCGGAGATATGACGGACCACCGAGAGGTCATGGGAGATAAACAGATAGGTGAGCCGCAGCTCCTCCTGGAGGTCTTTCAGGAGGTTCAGCACCTGGCTCTGGATGGAGACATCCAGCGCGGAGACCGGCTCGTCGCAGACCACAAAGCTGGGTTGCACCGCCAGGGCCCGGGCGACGCCGATGCGCTGCCGCTGCCCCCCGGAGAACTCGTGGGGGTAGCGCAGGCGGTGCTCCGGCCGGAGGCCGCACTTCTCCAGGATCTCCACCACATAGTCGTCCAGCCCGCGCTCCCTGCAGAGCCCGTAGTAGCGTACCGCCTCGCCCACGATGTCCCGGACGTTGATCCGGGGATTGAGGCTCCCGTAGGGATCCTGGAAGATGATCTGCATCCCCCGCCGGACCCGGCCGGGATCCCTGGCCAGCAGCTCCGCCACGTCCTCCCCCTCGAACCACACGCTCCCGGCGGTGGGCGGCAGCAGATGGAGCAGGGCCCGCCCGGTGGTGCTCTTGCCGCAGCCCGACTCCCCCACCAGCCCCAGGGTCTCCTGTTTGTCCACATGGAAGGAGACATCGTCCACGGCCCGCACGTTGGCCACGGTACGGCGGAAGACCCCCCGCCGGATGGGGAAGTACTTCTTCAGTCCCCGCACCGTCACGTATCCCTGGTCAGGATGCATCGGCGCGCTCACCTCCTTCCAGCCCCTCGCCCTCGTAGAGCCAGCAGCGGCAGCTCCGGCCGTCCCGCAGCCGGTAGAGGGGCGGTTCCTCCCGGGTGCAGCGGTCGAAGCACTGGGGACAGCGGTTGTGGAAGCGGCAGCCCGGCGGGAAGGCCAGCGGGTTGGGCACCACGCCGGGGATCACGTCCAGGCGCTCCCGGTCCTCGGAGATTCTGGGAATGGAACGAAGCAGCCCCTGGGTGTAGGGATGCCGGGGCTCGCGGAACAGAGACCGGACCGACGCCTGCTCCACCACCTTGCCGGCGTACATCACCACCACCTGCTGGGCCGTCTCGGCGATCACCCCCAGATCGTGGGTGATAAAGATCACGGAGGAGCCGAACTCCTCCTTCAGGCTGTTCATCAGATCCAGGATCTGGGCCTGCACCGTCACATCCAGCGCCGTGGTGGGCTCGTCGGCGATGAGCAGGGCGGGGTTGCAGGCCAGGGCCATGGCGATCATGGCGCGCTGCCGCTGCCCGCCCGAGAGCTGATGGGGGTACTCCTCCGCCCTCCTGGCGGCGTTGGGGATGCCCACCAGATCGAGCATGGCCACCGCCTTCTTTCTGGCTTCCCCTCCCCCCAGCCTCCGGTGCAGCATCAGGGGCTCCATGATCTGTCTGCCCACGGTGTAGACCGGGTTGAGGCTGGTCATGGGCTCCTGGAAGATCATGGCGATGCGGTTCCCCCGGATGGAGCGCATCGCACCGGGGCTTTTGTCCAGCAGATCCTCCCCTTCGAAGAGGATCCGTCCGCCGGCGATCCGCCCCACCGGCCTGGCCACCAGCCGCATGATGGAAAGGGCCGTGACGCTCTTGCCGCAGCCCGACTCCCCCACAATGCCCAGCGTCTCCCCGGGTTCGATGGAGAAGGAGACCCCGTCCACCGCGCGGATCAGTCCGCGGTCGGTATCGAAAACAGTCTGGAGCGATTCGACGTCGAGCAAGGCCATACCGATCACCTACCGCTTCAGACGCACGTCGAGGGCGTCCCTGAGTCCGTCGCCGAGGAAGTTGAAGGCAAGCACCGTATACATGATGGCCACCCCGGGGAAGATGGCCCACCACCACTTCCCCAGCCCCAGGTACTTCTGGCCGCTGGAGATCATGAGCCCCCAGCTCGGCGTGGGGGGCTGGGCGCCGAAGCCCAGGAAGGCGAGCCCCGCCTCGATCATGATGATGGACCCCATGCCGAGGGTGGCCTGGACGATCACCGGAGCGATGGCGTTGGGCATGATATGGACGAAGATGATGCGCCGCGCGGGCATCCCCAGTGCCCTGGCGGCCTCCACGAACTCCCGCTCCCGCAGGGAGATGAACTGCCCCCGCACCACCCGGGCGATCTGCACCCAGTTGACCAGGCCGATGGCCACATAGACCACGATCATGCTGGGGTTCCGGAAGACCGCCACCACGGCCAGCACGAAGAGCAGAAAGGGGAAGGCGAAGACCACGTTGATGAGCCAGGAGATAAGGTCGTCCACCCATCCCCCCCTGTAGCCGGCGACGGCCCCCAGGGGCACGCCGAGACAGAGGGAGACCAGGGTGGCGAAGATGCCGATCTGCAGGGAGATCCGGGCGCCGTACATGATCCGGCTCAGCACGTCCCGGCCGTACATGTCGGTCCCCATCAGGTGCTCCGCCGAGGGAGCCGCCAGCTTGGCCGCCCGCCCCTCCGTCCAGATCAGCTGCCTGAAGGGGTCGTAGGGCGCCAGCAGATGGGCGAAGAGGGCCACGAAGACGATGGAGACCACCATAACGAGCCCCAGCATGGCCAGTCTGTTGCGCCGGAAGCGGAGCCAGGCCTCGTACCAGAGGCTGTTGCCGTAGCGTTTCCTGGATGGTTGTCCGGTCTGTGTCATGGCACCCTCCTAATCGTACCGGACCCTGGGGTCGATGAGCCCGTAGGAGATATCCACCAGGATATTGACCACCAGGAAGATCAGGGCCATGGATATCACCGTGCCGCGGATCATGGGGAAGTCGCGGGCCACCAGGGCGTCCACCGCCAGTCGGCCGATGCCGGGCCAGGCGAAGATGGTCTCGGTGAGCACCGCCCCCGACAGGAGGTAGGAGATCTGGGTTCCTACGATGGTGATCACCGGGATCAAAGCGTTTTTGAGGGCGTGCCGGCCCACCACCACCCTTTCGGCGAGCCCCTTGGCCCGGGCGGTGCGGACGTAGTCCTGGCTGAGCACCTCCAGCATGCAGGAGCGGGTGAGCCGGGCGATGAGCGCCGCAGGGCGGACACCCAGGGTGATCACCGGCAGCACCAGGTAGCGCCAGCTGCCGTCGCCGTAGCCCACGCCGGGCACCCAGTCCAGGGAATAGGCGAAGACAAGCAGAAGCAGCAGCCCCACCCAGAAGACCGGGGCGCTCACCCCCGAGATGGCGATGAACATGGCCGAGTAGTCAAAGATGGAGTACTGCTTGACCGCCGAGACAATCCCGGCGACCACCCCCACGATGGTGGCCAGCACCATGGCCCAGAAGGCCAGGCGGAAGGTGGCCCCCAGCCGGTCGAGGATCGCCGTGGTCACCGCTTCGTTGTTGCGGTAGGACGTGCCGAAGTCCCCCCGGGCCACATCCTTGAGAAACCGGAAATACTGCTGGTGGAGCGGCAGGTCCAGGCCGAGGTCGGCCCGGATCTTCGCCAGCGTCTGGGGATCGCCCCGCTGTCCCATCATCAGACGGGCGGGGTCGCCGGGAACGACCGCCATGAGGATGAAGACCACCGTCACCACGCCCCAGAGAACGGGGATGGCGTAGAGCAGCCTCCGGATGATATAGGCGAGCATCGGAACACCTCCAGGCATACGCGAACGGGAGGGGGGCCCCTCCGTGGACCGCCCCGGTGCGGGGAACAGACCGCCGGAGGGGGGCGGTCCCCTCCGGCGGCTTTCCGCTGACCTGACGGTCTACTGCCTGGCGGTCCAGACGTTGTACAGCGGGGTGGCATAGTCCCCCATGGCGGGCAGGTGGACGTTCTCCACCCAGTCCTGCACCAGCAGGCTGGTGGTGTAGTGGAAGAGGAAGATCCAGGGGGCGTCGTCGACGATGATCTGCTCGGCCTTCTGGTAGAGCTCCTTGCGCTTCTGCTGGTCCGTCTCCACCCGGGCCTCCTTGAGCAGGGCGTCGACCTCCTCGTTCTTGTAGAAGGAGTAGTTGCCCTTGGGGCCCCAGTTCTCGGAACTCAGGAGCACGTAGAGGAAGTTGTCGGGATCGGCGTAGTCCACCACCCAGCCCATGCGGAACATCTCCGTCTCGCCCCGCTCGGCCAGGTCGAGGTGCACGCCCCAGTCGAGGACATGGATATCCAGTTCGATCCCCAGCTGCATCAGCTGCCCCTGGATGGCCTCGGCCACGGCCTTGTGGCGGGGGTTGTTGTTCACGTTCAGCCGGCAGGAGAAACCGTCGGGGTAGCCCGCCTCGGCCATGAGCTTCCTGGCCTTCTCGGGATTGAAGGAATAGCCCTCCAGATCCTCGTTGTAGGCGAACATCCCCGGAGGCAGCACGCCCTTGCCGGGGTAGTAACGGCCCTCGATGACCAGATCGTTGATCATCTCGCGGTTCACAGCGTAGTTCAGCGCCTGGCGGAGCTTCTTGTTGTCCTTGAAGGGCTCCTTCTGGTTGTTGAAGCCGTAGTAGTAGGTCCCCAGCCAGGGACGCTCCTGCAGCTGGGAGCCGAACTCCTCCTTGGCGGCGCGGTAGTACTCGTCGGGGAAGTCGGGGAAACAGTCGATGTTGCCCTTCTTGAACTCCTCGTAGGCCACGGTGTTGTCGGGGATGATCACGATCTCCACACCGTCCAGGTAGGGAAGCTCCCGGCCCTCGGCGTCGGTGCGCCAGTAGTCGGGATTCCTCCTGTAGACCAGGTTCTGGTCGTGGTTCCACTCCTCCAGGATGAACGGTCCTGTCCCCACGGGGTGGAAGTTGAAGTCCTTGCCCCAGTGCTCGGCGTCCTCCCGGGGCACCACCATGAAGGAGTTGTAGGCCAGCACGGCCACGAAGGGCGCGAAGGGATACTCCAGCTCGAACTGGAGGGTGTGGTCGTCAACCACCTTGATGCCGGTCCACTCGTCGGTCTTGCCGTCCACGAAATCCTGGTAGCCCTTCACCATGTCGATGAAGTAGGCCCGGGGCGAGGTGACCTTCACCAGGCGCTCGAAGGAATACTTCCAGTCCGAGGCCACCACCTCGCGGCCGCCGTTTTTCGTCGGCTCGCCCAGGGACTCCTTCTGGAAGTGCACGCCCTTGCGCAGGTGGAAGGTGAAGACCGTTCCTCCCTCGGAGCCCTCCCAGCTCTCCGCCAGCCGGGGGAGCAGCCCCTGGCCGTCGGGATCGTTTTCCACGAGCATGTCGTACATCAGATAGAGATTCCGGCTGGAGACGGTGTCGGTGGCCATGGCGGGATCGAGCTTGGGGGGGTCGTTGATCTCGCGCCACCGCACCGTGCCGCCGTAGACGGGATCCTCCGCCGCGCAGGCCGCTCC
Coding sequences:
- a CDS encoding ABC transporter substrate-binding protein, with product MGLGMLLAAGAACAAEDPVYGGTVRWREINDPPKLDPAMATDTVSSRNLYLMYDMLVENDPDGQGLLPRLAESWEGSEGGTVFTFHLRKGVHFQKESLGEPTKNGGREVVASDWKYSFERLVKVTSPRAYFIDMVKGYQDFVDGKTDEWTGIKVVDDHTLQFELEYPFAPFVAVLAYNSFMVVPREDAEHWGKDFNFHPVGTGPFILEEWNHDQNLVYRRNPDYWRTDAEGRELPYLDGVEIVIIPDNTVAYEEFKKGNIDCFPDFPDEYYRAAKEEFGSQLQERPWLGTYYYGFNNQKEPFKDNKKLRQALNYAVNREMINDLVIEGRYYPGKGVLPPGMFAYNEDLEGYSFNPEKARKLMAEAGYPDGFSCRLNVNNNPRHKAVAEAIQGQLMQLGIELDIHVLDWGVHLDLAERGETEMFRMGWVVDYADPDNFLYVLLSSENWGPKGNYSFYKNEEVDALLKEARVETDQQKRKELYQKAEQIIVDDAPWIFLFHYTTSLLVQDWVENVHLPAMGDYATPLYNVWTARQ
- a CDS encoding prephenate dehydrogenase/arogenate dehydrogenase family protein, whose product is MRLEGCHVGIAGLGLIGGSMAAALARGGREVSGWDIDRTVTDRALERRIITRSAPTLEALAAGTDLLVLAAPIRRLVPLGRQAASAGNRPRALFDVGSVRAGVSDELGSLWGDRHLGFHPMAGRERGGIDNADAALFRGATVALVPSGATSPETLQLGKELAAALDARWLQVSPERHDRITACVSHLPMLVASALALTAGGELEALPELPALAGGGFRDTTRVASGPSWLAADVWERNGEAIGAVLRELTGLLERMRRASPQEIEALCDRAGAIRAAILAGVEPDSEDGGSGGVPNSLQADQRREQE
- a CDS encoding ABC transporter permease, whose protein sequence is MLAYIIRRLLYAIPVLWGVVTVVFILMAVVPGDPARLMMGQRGDPQTLAKIRADLGLDLPLHQQYFRFLKDVARGDFGTSYRNNEAVTTAILDRLGATFRLAFWAMVLATIVGVVAGIVSAVKQYSIFDYSAMFIAISGVSAPVFWVGLLLLLVFAYSLDWVPGVGYGDGSWRYLVLPVITLGVRPAALIARLTRSCMLEVLSQDYVRTARAKGLAERVVVGRHALKNALIPVITIVGTQISYLLSGAVLTETIFAWPGIGRLAVDALVARDFPMIRGTVISMALIFLVVNILVDISYGLIDPRVRYD
- a CDS encoding ABC transporter ATP-binding protein; its protein translation is MHPDQGYVTVRGLKKYFPIRRGVFRRTVANVRAVDDVSFHVDKQETLGLVGESGCGKSTTGRALLHLLPPTAGSVWFEGEDVAELLARDPGRVRRGMQIIFQDPYGSLNPRINVRDIVGEAVRYYGLCRERGLDDYVVEILEKCGLRPEHRLRYPHEFSGGQRQRIGVARALAVQPSFVVCDEPVSALDVSIQSQVLNLLKDLQEELRLTYLFISHDLSVVRHISDRIAVMYLGKMVELAEKAEFFRNPLHPYTRALLSAIPDPDPESGRERIHLEGDVPSPVDPPPGCRFHTRCPCAMERCAREDPVFRDVGGGHHVACFLYQNDG
- a CDS encoding PAS domain-containing protein encodes the protein MDQRLATELLGELRAVPVELDPEGRVRTIGDAIEQLTGFPPGHYEGTLLTDGIAPVDADFVSLVLRQVLQGGHPPFEFQMLSRDMSPVWLRMTATVTTGDDGRQVVAGMLLDVTPERLTWRSRELVQRQYKRILYRNPAPIVFVDRNGGITYANPAAERVLGLNRSVIKGRTYDDPQWHITDFDGGSFPAGLLPFQRVKATGESVEGIRHAIRWPDGRTVYLSIDAVPIYDEHDEFDGIIAMTLDLTGEVMAQRKLRRNNVILQSIIHSLPGAVAVIDRDYRILHTNLSNFRLAGGRRLKREELEGRWCYEVFMDRDSPCPWCRIQQVMETGETVEEITAPGDPREVLTGRALKLFIAPIADEESGEVFGIVEYGTDVTDLREAWKKAEAASQSKTRFLANMSHEVRTPMSGVMGMLQLVRDTELDESQREYIDLALQSSGRMIKLLGDILDLARIEADSVPFLEERVNPGEVVRSVCDLFQPTAQRKGIALDCRMDESVPSAVTTDGTRLSQVLSNLIGNAMKFTDEGSVRLHAEAWEADAATCTLRFTITDTGIGIPASKLESIREPFVVGDDQPSSGREGAGLGLAMVQELLDHMGGSFDLQSQEGKGTTVTVALSLPLAGEAREGAGPEPGPAPAPPGEERAPAVLLAEDDAVNRIAVRRMLEKEGCTVTTAENGRKALEMVEQQRFDCVFMDIKMPVMDGLQALRELRDHERYAHTADVPVIALTAYTMEGDDARFLDEGMDGYLAKPVSRDALREMLDRHCASQSRQRPV
- the aroA gene encoding 3-phosphoshikimate 1-carboxyvinyltransferase, with protein sequence MITTKAARRVLPARSLQGEITPPGDKSISHRAAFLGARSSSGIEVTNYAPGADCASSLECLRQLGCRVERDGHRVRVGGGGPVRETETALDAGNSGTTARLLCGLLAGIPGAFSVVTGDESLRRRPMSRVVDPLRTLGARIDGRDGGTRLPLSIRGTLLTGGSYTPPQASAQVKTALLLAGLSARGSVTVTEPLPSRDHTEIMLDYLGVPITRKGNSVTVYPFPDIPGGEMRVPGDISSAAFWVAAAAILPDSSLTLRGVGRNPTRTGSLDALGRMGLQMAWGRESTSGGEAVGDLTVTSSPVRAIRIGAAEVPAMVDELPVLAVAATQAEGTTEIRGAGELRVKECDRIAAMTEGLRALGADVEEHDDGWTIRGGGRLRGGAVESRGDHRIAMALAVAGLAADGPVEIDGADCVAVSYPGFFDDMAAVAGRDS
- a CDS encoding ABC transporter permease, which codes for MTQTGQPSRKRYGNSLWYEAWLRFRRNRLAMLGLVMVVSIVFVALFAHLLAPYDPFRQLIWTEGRAAKLAAPSAEHLMGTDMYGRDVLSRIMYGARISLQIGIFATLVSLCLGVPLGAVAGYRGGWVDDLISWLINVVFAFPFLLFVLAVVAVFRNPSMIVVYVAIGLVNWVQIARVVRGQFISLREREFVEAARALGMPARRIIFVHIMPNAIAPVIVQATLGMGSIIMIEAGLAFLGFGAQPPTPSWGLMISSGQKYLGLGKWWWAIFPGVAIMYTVLAFNFLGDGLRDALDVRLKR
- a CDS encoding ABC transporter ATP-binding protein; the protein is MALLDVESLQTVFDTDRGLIRAVDGVSFSIEPGETLGIVGESGCGKSVTALSIMRLVARPVGRIAGGRILFEGEDLLDKSPGAMRSIRGNRIAMIFQEPMTSLNPVYTVGRQIMEPLMLHRRLGGGEARKKAVAMLDLVGIPNAARRAEEYPHQLSGGQRQRAMIAMALACNPALLIADEPTTALDVTVQAQILDLMNSLKEEFGSSVIFITHDLGVIAETAQQVVVMYAGKVVEQASVRSLFREPRHPYTQGLLRSIPRISEDRERLDVIPGVVPNPLAFPPGCRFHNRCPQCFDRCTREEPPLYRLRDGRSCRCWLYEGEGLEGGERADAS
- the aroF gene encoding 3-deoxy-7-phosphoheptulonate synthase; the protein is MMIIQMENSSSSLDIARVCEREERRGRQVRVVPRSGGACIVSDGRKGSGWEGIPALPGVRRVTETACSYPLASRETFPDAKPVEMAPGVTVGGGEAAVIAGPCSVDTRELLLETARGIKASGAAALRGGAFKPRSNPYSFQGLGSEGIALLGEAREATGLPVVTEVMAPEDVELMAPQVDVFQVGARNMQNFPLLKALGKMDTPVLLKRGMMATVDEWLQAAEYILAGGNERVMLCERGIRSFDKSTRNTLDLSVVPLVKSLTHLPVLVDPSHATGKRDLVTPMSLAALAAGADGLLVEVHTRPDLALSDGHQTLTLEEFDHLMEAAGRITAALAPVEQPCGLKAVM